In the Labeo rohita strain BAU-BD-2019 unplaced genomic scaffold, IGBB_LRoh.1.0 scaffold_359, whole genome shotgun sequence genome, one interval contains:
- the LOC127160479 gene encoding apolipoprotein L3: MLDVWSNSIKRCCAHAFSMEGTPPRISKRYSKNLQELIRQMLSCDPKDRPSADEILAKPFLEDAVKRNKRIPAVLEQKWIESISTFNEAYNKHYTEFENLFSQWGETADLLEEGHYKTISASLAGAVIGAAGGITALVGVILSPFTFGGSLIVTSEGVGVGVAGGVIGAATNIADTVKQKELHEILKKLKSYI; this comes from the exons ATGCTGGATGTGTGG TCAAATAGCATAAAGCGCTGCTGTGCACATGCTTTCAGCATGGAAGGAACCCCGCCTCGCATCTCAAAGAGATACTCAAAGAATCTTCAGGAATTAATCAGACAAATGCTCAGCTGTGACCCTAAAGACAGACCATCAGCTGATGAGATTCTAGCAAAACCATTCCTGGAAGATGCAGTAAAGAGAAACAAGAGAATTCCAGCAGTACTTGAGCAAAAATGGATTGAGTCAATCAGCACCTTTAATGAGGCCTACAACAAGCATTATACAGAATTTGAGAACTTGTTCAGCCAGTGGGGAGAAACAGCAGATTTACTAGAAGAAGGACATTACAAGACCATATCAGCAAGTCTGGCAGGTGCTGTGATTGGAGCAGCTGGAGGAATCACTGCATTAGTTGGTGTAATATTATCACCTTTCACTTTCGGAGGATCTTTGATTGTTACGTCTGAAGGTGTTGGAGTCGGTGTTGCAGGTGGTGTAATCGGTGCTGCCACCAACATTGCagatacagtaaaacaaaaagaactCCATGAGATCCTTAAAAAACTCAaatcttacatttaa